One genomic segment of Hordeum vulgare subsp. vulgare chromosome 2H, MorexV3_pseudomolecules_assembly, whole genome shotgun sequence includes these proteins:
- the LOC123424818 gene encoding protein NETWORKED 3C-like, with the protein MVHKELQQAWWFDSHNLARTSPWLGSTLSELDDKTKQMLKLIDQDADSFAQRAEMYYKKRPVLVDMLGELYRTHRSLAEQYDLLKHGSGTCRSKFNPSPCTKSWSPGSMDGKATKSWSSGSMDGKTARSSSSNSLCSDSYDSESEVDDPEEEHVEKVSDAEAEAAAKQDRLDQEAEFMRAEIKRLSEQTSELQKAIEENKAAHAAELAAKDEEKREVIRQLASSIDMVKQENCTLRELLKSPNPKHHPAAEAQPRGFDFRKLTKDLFSAKLFTGHRKHTGPMVAL; encoded by the exons ATGGTGCACAAGGAGCTACAGCAGGCATGGTGGTTCGACAGCCACAACCTCGCGAGGACGTCCCCATGGCTCGGCAGCACCCTTTCAG AACTGGATGACAAGACCAAGCAAATGCTCAAGCTGATCGACCAAGATGCGGACTCCTTCGCTCAGCGCGCTGAAATGTACTACAAGAAGCGCCCCGTCCTGGTGGACATGCTCGGCGAGCTGTACCGCACGCACCGCTCGCTGGCCGAGCAGTATGACCTGCTGAAGCATGGCAGCGGCACATGCCGGTCCAAGTTCAATCCATCTCCCTGCACCAAGAGCTGGTCTCCAGGGTCCATGGATGGCAAGGCAACCAAGAGCTGGTCGTCAGGATCCATGGATGGCAAGACAGCAAGAAGCTCTTCCTCCAACTCACTGTGCTCGGACTCGTATGACTCCGAGTCTGAAGTCGATGACCCTGAAGAAGAGCATGTTGAAAAGGTTTCTGACGCTGAAGCAGAGGCAGCGGCAAAGCAGGACCGGCTTGACCAAGAAGCAGAGTTTATGCGCGCCGAGATCAAGAGGCTCAGCGAGCAGACTTCGGAGCTGCAGAAGGCGATCGAGGAGAACAAGGCGGCTCACGCGGCGGAGCTCGCCGCAAAGGACGAGGAGAAGAGGGAGGTCATCAGGCAGCTCGCGTCGTCCATCGACATGGTGAAGCAGGAGAACTGCACCCTGCGCGAGCTCCTCAAGAGCCCCAACCCCAAGCACCACCCCGCCGCGGAGGCCCAGCCCCGCGGTTTCGATTTCAGGAAGCTGACCAAGGATCTGTTCTCGGCAAAGCTGTTCACCGGACACCGCAAACACACGGGTCCCATGGTCGCTCTGTGA
- the LOC123424819 gene encoding superoxide dismutase [Cu-Zn] 4A encodes MVKAVAVLTGSEGVKGTIFFTQEGDGPTTVTGSVTGLKEGLHGFHVHALGDTTNGCMSTGPHFNPAGHVHGAPEDEIRHAGDLGNVTAGADGVANINVTDCHIPLAGPHSIIGRAVVVHGDADDLGKGGHELSKSTGNAGARVACGIIGLQG; translated from the exons ATGGTGAAGGCTGTAGCTGTGCTTACCGGCAGCGAGGGTGTCAAGGGCACCATCTTCTTCACCCAGGAGGGAGATG GCCCAACCACCGTGACGGGAAGTGTCACCGGACTCAAGGAAGGGCTTCACGGCTTCCATGTGCACGCTCTTGGTGACACCACCAACGGCTGCATGTCAACTG GACCGCACTTCAACCCCGCTGGTCATGTGCATGGGGCACCCGAAGATGAAATCCGCCATGCTGGTGACCTCGGAAATGTGACAGCTGGAGCGGATG GTGTTGCTAACATCAATGTTACTGACTGCCAT ATCCCCCTTGCTGGACCACATTCAATCATTGGCCGTGCTGTTGTCGTCCATGGTGATGCTGATGATCTTGGCAAGG GTGGACATGAGCTTAGCAAGAGCACTGGAAACGCTGGGGCGCGCGTTGCTTGCG